A window from Telopea speciosissima isolate NSW1024214 ecotype Mountain lineage chromosome 8, Tspe_v1, whole genome shotgun sequence encodes these proteins:
- the LOC122672717 gene encoding trihelix transcription factor ASIL2-like, translated as MKEEAMEDQGAHATTRSHNHHPFPHSSGGGGGREDCWSEGGTATLIEAWGDRYLRLSRGNLRQKDWKEVADAVNGRQGGIKPRKTDIQCKNRIDTLKKKFKLEKSKPGPSEWPFYSRLDLLIGTSPNPNSNKKRLPQPLQPPPSFHKPPSVSFTIKHCKDKLNLNPNPNAIVYSGGSSSKSRLNSAGSSESSRGGLGDDHDDDFVFNGGIQKRRRTDGEGSSSDAVAIRELARAILKFGEIYERIESSKQDQMIELERQRMEFTKDLEFQRMQMFMDAQLELEKMKRPKYASSTGKKL; from the exons ATGAAGGAGGAGGCTATGGAGGATCAGGGTGCGCATGCTACCACCAGGTCTCATAACCACCACCCTTTTCCTCacagtagtggtggtggtggtggtcgagAAGATTGCTGGAGTGAAGGAGGGACCGCTACCCTAATTGAAGCTTGGGGCGATCGTTATCTCCGTCTCAGTCGTGGTAATCTCCGTCAGAAAGATTGGAAGGAGGTTGCGGATGCAGTAAACGGACGTCAGGGCGGCATCAAGCCCCGCAAAACTGATATCCAATGCAAAAATCGCATCGACACTCTGAAGAAGAAATTTAAGCTTGAGAAGTCTAAGCCTGGTCCTTCCGAATGGCCTTTCTACTCTCGTCTGGATCTGCTCATTGGCACCTCCCCTAACCCCAACTCCAACAAGAAGCGTTTGCCCCAGCCTCTTCAGCCACCGCCATCATTTCATAAGCCTCCTTCTGTTTCCTTCACCATCAAGCATTGCAAGGATAAGCTCaacttaaaccctaaccctaatgcCATTGTTTATTCCGGTGGCTCTTCGTCCAAGTCCAGGCTCAACTCCGCTGGTTCATCTGAGAGCTCTCGTGGTGGTTTGGGTGACGACCATGATGATGATTTTGTGTTCAATGGTGGAATTCAGAAACGTCGGAGGACAGATGGAGAAGGTTCTTCGTCTGATGCGGTCGCGATTAGGGAGTTGGCCAGAGCGATTCTTAAGTTTGGGGAGATTTATGAGAGGATTGAGAGCTCTAAACAGGACCAGATGATTGAGTTGGAAAGGCAGAGAATGGAGTTCACTAAGGATCTTGAGTTCCAGAGGATGCAGATGTTTATGGATGCTCAGCTTGAGCTCGAGAAGATGAAGCGCCCCAAATATGCATCTAGTACAG GGAAGAAGTTGTAG